In Oligoflexia bacterium, a single genomic region encodes these proteins:
- a CDS encoding HEAT repeat domain-containing protein, with protein MFSTIRRDLVWMQALFLFFLIPFYHQAQTYANDGQVLSQSVKKIFVEAENKKDFSEQFVQLNSLSTQDKQSLLRVWESPAYPWKWRWLSVMYMAEYMMPSAEQKIVQGLQDPLFLIRLASIKALAVQDNLEKYQEQLIQCLKDDSLVVRKAAINALSIQPNQQVLQAVEKAMFDDKNRLQNQQDLMGILQSMLEIIVRYNDRQSIHTLAKLIKRSNIESEFKIQVCNALKSLVQNNSLKLEQTIKEQSDCAYQWQRWYQQHQSSI; from the coding sequence ATGTTTAGTACTATTAGAAGAGATTTAGTGTGGATGCAAGCTTTGTTTTTGTTCTTCCTTATACCTTTCTACCACCAAGCTCAAACCTACGCCAATGACGGACAAGTTTTAAGTCAGAGTGTAAAAAAAATTTTTGTTGAGGCTGAAAATAAAAAAGATTTTTCTGAGCAATTTGTACAGCTCAATTCTTTGTCTACTCAAGATAAACAATCTTTACTGAGGGTTTGGGAATCACCAGCCTATCCATGGAAATGGCGGTGGCTGAGTGTGATGTATATGGCAGAATATATGATGCCCAGTGCAGAGCAAAAAATAGTTCAAGGTTTACAAGATCCGCTGTTTTTAATCCGTTTAGCCAGTATTAAAGCTTTAGCTGTACAAGATAATCTGGAAAAATATCAAGAGCAGCTCATTCAATGTTTAAAAGATGATTCATTGGTTGTGAGAAAAGCAGCTATTAATGCACTTTCTATTCAACCCAATCAACAAGTCTTACAAGCCGTTGAAAAGGCAATGTTTGATGATAAAAATCGCTTGCAAAATCAACAAGATCTAATGGGTATACTGCAAAGTATGTTGGAGATAATTGTTCGTTACAATGATAGGCAATCCATTCATACTTTAGCCAAACTCATCAAGCGCAGTAATATTGAATCTGAATTTAAAATTCAGGTATGCAATGCTTTAAAAAGCTTGGTACAAAACAATTCTTTGAAACTTGAACAAACGATAAAAGAACAAAGTGATTGTGCATATCAATGGCAACGTTGGTACCAACAACACCAAAGTAGCATTTAA
- the ispH gene encoding 4-hydroxy-3-methylbut-2-enyl diphosphate reductase: MKKLLLASPRGFCAGVVRAVDIVDLALKHYGTPLYVRKEIVHNQSVVQSFKDQGVVFIEELSEAPKNSRVIFSAHGVSPQVREEARGKGLKIIDATCPLVTKVHSEVHKYKKLGYSIVLIGHKEHEEVEGTFGEAPDIIQIVGHLADIDRLKNINPEKVVALTQTTLSVDEANFLIDALKVKYPKLTTPPKGDICYATQNRQDAVRALVKAGIDLLLVIGSQNSSNSKRLAELATSLGVSGYLVDSANEIESSWLDNKKTIGLTAGASAPEYLVQQVVEKLKPLGFEEEDFSFVKEDVLFQLPKELQNLQENQSTALPTHR, encoded by the coding sequence ATGAAAAAACTTCTCCTAGCTTCACCTCGTGGTTTCTGTGCTGGCGTCGTCCGGGCAGTTGATATTGTTGACCTTGCCTTAAAGCATTATGGCACGCCTTTGTATGTAAGAAAAGAAATTGTTCACAATCAATCTGTTGTTCAATCTTTTAAAGACCAAGGTGTTGTTTTTATTGAGGAATTATCTGAAGCACCCAAAAACAGCCGGGTTATTTTCAGTGCACATGGTGTTTCTCCACAGGTTAGGGAGGAAGCAAGAGGCAAAGGACTCAAAATTATTGATGCCACTTGTCCACTTGTGACCAAAGTTCATTCTGAAGTCCATAAATACAAAAAATTGGGTTATTCTATTGTTCTTATTGGCCACAAAGAGCATGAAGAAGTAGAAGGTACCTTTGGTGAAGCCCCTGATATCATTCAGATTGTTGGTCATTTGGCCGATATAGACCGTTTAAAAAATATTAACCCTGAAAAAGTGGTTGCTTTAACCCAGACCACGTTAAGTGTAGATGAAGCCAATTTTTTAATTGATGCATTAAAAGTAAAATATCCAAAGCTCACCACTCCCCCAAAAGGTGATATCTGTTATGCTACTCAAAATAGACAAGATGCTGTACGTGCTTTGGTCAAAGCAGGTATTGATTTACTCTTGGTCATTGGTTCACAAAACAGCTCTAATTCAAAAAGGTTGGCCGAACTTGCAACCAGTCTTGGTGTTTCAGGATACTTAGTTGATTCCGCCAATGAAATAGAAAGCTCTTGGTTAGATAACAAAAAGACCATAGGCTTAACTGCAGGAGCTTCTGCCCCAGAGTATTTGGTTCAACAAGTGGTTGAGAAACTTAAACCTTTAGGCTTTGAGGAAGAAGATTTTAGTTTTGTTAAAGAAGATGTATTGTTTCAGTTGCCCAAAGAGTTACAAAACCTTCAAGAAAATCAAAGTACCGCGTTACCCACACATCGTTAA
- a CDS encoding M48 family metalloprotease: MDFFNQQIKRKQASQLYIFLFISAVLVINLALCLCSDLVLKASIESRAQRYFLVSTVFLITLIISFLKMRLGPAANANTIMQYLGAKPVLGKKLSNKQSILKNCVEEMAIASGVPCPNIYIFENETGMNAMASGYSIHDSAIAITQGCLDHLNRDEIQAVIAHEFGHILSGDTKMNMLMLASLNSINSIYLFGKFLLSPGKRAVRVKGGLYQIFLGLVLMLIGSLGQLFSKIIKAALSRQREYLADALSVQFTRNPSALTGALKKIGGDRWGSQLFNSNIERVSHMLFSDLHLNHSFAPSILASHPSLESRIRVYEKAFDGVFPQTRKKEVTPGVESQWLQDKPSIMLGGMISPIDTLYAAHFLNDLNLDGYHWLKSSEHLKAKLCAIYSSKNKTMLDQQKEFLNHHLLEDEFKIFIKANDFFSKHSYNEKIGMQDLWLPLLKKQRHDYLFEINDVIKKIIDHDAKVSLFECVAYQIFKLNCLPRERSKSIKLKIDKAVVIVLSSLSYAGQSKNIKDQESAFLSGMKFFYHHGQYKLFEKHEFRHDILLLALESLKKLAFYERQKLLAASYKTISYDEKVSEKQASILRLLGEYLEIPIPISTYQNIITNAKKSMNKL; the protein is encoded by the coding sequence TTGGATTTTTTTAATCAACAAATAAAAAGAAAACAAGCATCACAGCTTTATATTTTTTTATTTATATCTGCTGTATTAGTCATTAATTTAGCTTTATGCTTATGTTCAGATCTTGTATTAAAAGCCTCTATTGAAAGTAGAGCACAAAGGTATTTTCTTGTCAGTACAGTTTTTTTAATTACGTTAATAATATCATTTTTAAAAATGCGTTTGGGTCCAGCAGCCAATGCAAATACAATTATGCAATATTTAGGGGCTAAACCCGTTTTAGGTAAAAAACTTTCAAACAAGCAATCAATTTTAAAAAATTGTGTTGAAGAAATGGCAATTGCTTCTGGTGTTCCATGTCCAAATATTTATATTTTTGAAAATGAAACGGGAATGAACGCTATGGCCAGTGGTTACAGTATTCACGATAGTGCTATTGCAATCACACAAGGGTGTTTAGATCATTTGAATCGAGATGAAATACAAGCAGTGATAGCTCATGAGTTTGGACATATTTTGTCAGGGGATACTAAAATGAATATGTTGATGTTGGCCTCTTTAAATAGCATCAATTCTATTTATCTTTTTGGAAAATTTTTACTCTCTCCAGGTAAAAGAGCAGTTAGAGTTAAAGGCGGGTTGTATCAAATTTTTTTAGGCTTGGTTCTTATGTTGATAGGCAGTTTAGGGCAATTGTTTTCTAAAATTATTAAAGCAGCATTGTCTAGGCAAAGAGAATATCTTGCGGATGCCTTATCCGTTCAGTTTACTCGTAACCCAAGTGCATTAACAGGAGCACTTAAAAAAATTGGTGGAGATCGGTGGGGCTCTCAATTATTTAACTCTAATATTGAAAGGGTGAGCCACATGTTATTTTCTGATCTTCATTTAAATCATAGCTTTGCTCCTTCAATTTTAGCTTCTCACCCAAGTTTGGAAAGTAGGATTAGAGTGTATGAAAAAGCATTTGATGGTGTTTTTCCACAAACCAGAAAAAAAGAAGTAACTCCGGGGGTTGAATCACAATGGCTACAAGATAAACCATCTATTATGCTTGGAGGCATGATTTCTCCCATTGATACCTTGTACGCGGCCCATTTTTTAAATGACTTAAATTTAGATGGATATCATTGGTTAAAGTCTTCTGAACATTTAAAAGCTAAGCTTTGTGCAATTTACAGTTCAAAGAACAAAACAATGCTAGATCAGCAAAAAGAATTTTTAAATCATCATCTCTTAGAAGATGAATTTAAAATTTTTATCAAAGCCAATGATTTTTTTAGTAAGCATAGTTACAATGAAAAAATTGGTATGCAGGATTTGTGGCTACCATTGCTTAAGAAGCAAAGACATGACTATTTATTTGAGATTAATGATGTAATAAAAAAAATTATTGATCATGATGCTAAAGTATCTTTGTTTGAGTGTGTTGCCTATCAAATTTTTAAATTGAATTGTTTACCTAGAGAAAGATCTAAAAGCATTAAATTAAAAATAGATAAGGCTGTGGTTATAGTTTTATCTAGCTTAAGCTATGCAGGTCAAAGTAAAAACATTAAAGATCAAGAAAGTGCATTTTTGTCAGGAATGAAGTTTTTCTATCATCATGGGCAGTATAAGTTATTTGAAAAACATGAATTTAGGCATGATATTTTGTTACTAGCCTTAGAAAGTTTAAAAAAACTTGCATTTTATGAGCGTCAAAAGCTATTAGCGGCAAGTTATAAAACTATCAGTTATGATGAGAAGGTATCAGAAAAACAAGCAAGTATTTTACGGCTGTTAGGGGAGTATTTAGAGATTCCAATACCAATATCTACATATCAAAATATTATTACGAATGCGAAAAAGTCAATGAATAAGCTTTAA
- a CDS encoding LemA family protein, producing the protein MIYILLGLLLLCISIFLGIYNRLVRLKNRYKNAFSQIDVQLKRRHDLIPNLVEVSKKYMEHEKETLTAVIQARQQASGIVNQLKNNLGDTGLLENLANAENALSSGLGKLFAVMENYPDLKANETMAQLSEELKSTENKISFSRQSYNDSVMTYNTAREIFPNNMVAGLFSFTPVAQLKIAEQERSTPKVKF; encoded by the coding sequence ATGATATATATTCTATTAGGTTTATTGTTGTTATGTATAAGTATTTTTTTAGGCATCTACAATCGCTTGGTTCGGTTAAAAAACAGGTACAAGAATGCATTTTCACAGATTGATGTACAGTTAAAAAGAAGGCATGATCTTATCCCAAATTTAGTTGAAGTCAGTAAAAAATACATGGAGCATGAAAAAGAGACTTTAACTGCGGTCATTCAAGCAAGACAGCAAGCTTCAGGTATTGTTAATCAATTAAAGAATAATTTGGGTGATACTGGGTTGCTGGAAAATTTAGCCAATGCAGAAAATGCGTTAAGTTCAGGTTTAGGCAAGTTATTTGCAGTTATGGAAAACTATCCAGATTTAAAAGCCAATGAAACAATGGCTCAGTTATCTGAAGAACTTAAAAGTACAGAAAACAAGATTTCCTTTTCTCGACAGTCTTATAATGATTCAGTGATGACTTATAATACTGCAAGAGAGATTTTTCCAAATAATATGGTTGCAGGTTTATTTTCTTTTACACCCGTTGCGCAACTTAAAATTGCAGAGCAAGAGCGCAGTACACCAAAAGTTAAATTTTAA
- a CDS encoding PLP-dependent aspartate aminotransferase family protein, translated as MDKTKLNFASKAIHVGQEPDEKTGSVIVPLYQTSTYAQKSPGEHMGYEYSRTDNPTRHAYEQCLASLENANYCASFASGMAAIHCIVESLEKNVNIVCSDDVYGGTFRLFDKVFTKHGLKFSYLDFSNLNEVEEFFNKNKVDVSWIETPSNPMLKLIDIKKLSNLCKTHDVKLVVDNTFASPFIQNPLNLGADMVVHSTTKYIGGHSDVVGGAIMCNDANWFGKIKFLQNSIGAVPSAFDTWLSLRGVKTLALRMQRHCENASKISNFLKNHSKVNQVIYPGIEDHPNHGLVREQMQGYAGGMLSVYLDMNLNQTKAFLSHLKLFILAESLGGVESLIEHPAIMTHASLPAEKRKALGITDAFIRISVGIEDIEDLQNDLQYALSKV; from the coding sequence ATGGATAAAACAAAACTTAATTTTGCAAGTAAAGCTATTCATGTTGGACAAGAGCCAGATGAAAAAACGGGTTCGGTTATTGTTCCATTGTATCAAACCAGTACCTATGCACAAAAATCTCCGGGTGAGCATATGGGGTATGAGTACTCACGTACAGATAATCCAACAAGACATGCTTATGAACAATGTTTGGCTTCCTTAGAGAACGCAAACTATTGTGCTAGCTTTGCTTCTGGGATGGCAGCCATTCATTGTATTGTTGAAAGTTTAGAAAAAAATGTAAATATTGTCTGTAGTGACGATGTCTATGGTGGAACGTTTAGGCTGTTTGATAAAGTGTTTACCAAACATGGCTTAAAGTTTAGCTACTTAGATTTTTCTAACTTGAATGAAGTAGAAGAGTTTTTTAATAAAAATAAAGTGGATGTAAGTTGGATAGAAACTCCCAGTAACCCCATGTTAAAACTCATTGATATCAAAAAATTAAGCAATTTGTGTAAAACTCATGATGTTAAATTGGTTGTAGATAATACTTTTGCCAGTCCCTTCATTCAAAACCCATTGAATCTAGGAGCAGATATGGTCGTTCACTCAACAACAAAATATATAGGTGGGCACTCTGATGTAGTGGGTGGCGCAATTATGTGTAATGATGCTAATTGGTTTGGAAAAATTAAGTTTTTACAAAACTCAATTGGGGCAGTGCCATCGGCGTTTGATACATGGTTGTCATTGAGGGGTGTGAAAACTTTAGCTTTAAGAATGCAAAGACATTGTGAAAATGCAAGCAAGATAAGCAATTTTTTAAAAAACCACAGTAAAGTTAATCAAGTTATTTACCCAGGGATAGAGGATCACCCCAATCATGGCTTAGTCCGTGAACAGATGCAAGGGTATGCTGGCGGGATGCTAAGTGTTTATCTTGATATGAATTTAAACCAAACCAAAGCTTTTTTGAGCCATTTAAAGCTTTTTATTTTAGCGGAAAGTTTAGGAGGAGTAGAGTCACTGATTGAACATCCAGCAATCATGACACACGCCAGTCTTCCTGCTGAAAAAAGAAAAGCTTTAGGTATAACGGATGCCTTTATACGTATATCTGTGGGTATAGAAGATATTGAAGATCTACAAAACGATCTTCAATATGCACTTTCTAAAGTTTAG